One segment of Acropora muricata isolate sample 2 chromosome 8, ASM3666990v1, whole genome shotgun sequence DNA contains the following:
- the LOC136926702 gene encoding fibulin-1-like produces the protein MDVFRSTLSFDDVNKCPVKYIDECTESHICGPHANCTNQPSTYVCSCAKGYESKDKNKFKCTDIDECMSQTHKCDPNSYCSNTIGSYGCKCKEGFKMSEKKICKDMDECMEPNICGPHTMCTNHPATYKCSCLQGFESKNKKKLHCTDIDECITRSNCNPNSYCSNTIGSFGCTCKEGFKMSDEGSCEDVNECDKRDTCGGKATCENTVGSYKCNCGKGYKYNAERRDCFDIDECTTKTYKCNPNSYCSNTIGSYGCTCKEGFKMSKKGICKDIDECRTPNICGPREKCTNKPATYVCSCAKGYESKDKHKLNCTDIDECREPNICGPHTMCSNHPGTFVCLCAKGYESKDKNKLNCIDIDECITQRSNCDRNSYCSNTIGSFGCTCKEGFKMSDEGSCEVSMVLSESQGEEEEAANHNAFFCSAP, from the exons ATGGACGTCTTTAGAAGTACGCTTAGTTTTGATGACGTCAACAAGTGTCCGGTTAAGT ATATCGACGAATGCACAGAATCTCACATTTGTGGTCCACACGCAAATTGTACAAACCAGCCCTCAACATACGTGTGCTCCTGCGCTAAAGGATATGAATCTAAGGACAAGAACAAGTTCAAGTGCACAG atattgatgaatgcaTGTCACAAACACATAAATGTGATCCCAACTCGTATTGTTCAAATACTATTGGCTCTTATGGATGCAAGTGCAAAGAAGGATTTAAAATGAGTGAGAAGAAAATTTGCAAAG ATATGGACGAATGCATGGAACCCAACATTTGTGGTCCACACACAATGTGTACAAACCATCCCGCAACATACAAGTGTTCATGCTTGCAAGGATTTGAAtctaagaacaaaaaaaaactacactGCACAG atattgatgaatgtaTCACACGCTCTAACTGTAATCCCAACTCGTATTGTTCTAATACTATTGGCTCTTTTGGATGCACTTGTAAAGAAGGGTTTAAAATGAGTGACGAGGGTAGTTGTGAAG ATGTAAATGAATGCGACAAAAGAGACACGTGTGGTGGAAAGGCGACGTGTGAAAACACAGTTGGATCTTACAAGTGCAATTGTGGGAAAGGGTATAAATACAATGCCGAAAGAAGAGATTGCTTTG atattgatgaatgtaCGACAAAAACCTATAAATGCAATCCCAACTCGTATTGTTCAAATACTATTGGCTCTTATGGATGCACGTGCAAAGAAGGATTTAAAATGAGCAAAAAGGGAATTTGTAAAG ATATCGACGAATGCAGGACACCCAACATCTGTGGTCCACGCGAAAAGTGTACAAACAAGCCTGCTACATACGTGTGTTCCTGCGCTAAAGGGTATGAATCTAAGGACAAGCACAAACTCAACTGCACAG ATATCGATGAATGCAGGGAACCCAACATTTGCGGTCCACACACAATGTGTTCAAACCATCCTGGAACATTCGTGTGTTTATGCGCTAAAGGGTATGAATCTAAGGACAAGAACAAACTCAACTGCATAG atattgatgaatgtaTCACACAACGCTCTAACTGTGATCGCAACTCGTATTGCTCGAATACTATTGGCTCTTTTGGATGCACTTGTAAAGAAGGGTTTAAAATGAGTGACGAGGGTAGTTGTGAAG TGTCAATGGTACTGTCCGAATCGCAAGGGGAAGAGGAAGAAgcagccaatcacaatgctttCTTCTGTTCTGCACCATGA
- the LOC136926189 gene encoding uncharacterized protein, giving the protein MSEGCEVVPCAEKGSWEGLGIPLGSLCGPQTEKVPVPSDSEFVRDTCSSEENDIELDTRGYTWKRCHDSTASEESEEFSVTRKKSCRKAAFSESESGSYGERHADICGMERVSCDPSSKGKFQRTKLTIKTSRNSKDDPKRHHESTSGEEVEEVSATRKKKPRRKPVLSESETDSERERGADALTKEKSRHNEAADEVVITCVKKREDNVRVYDKRQACFFCEKLYAKISRHYEHNHKDKSEVVEAFAHPLGSKERKKAIEKLRLQGNFHHNLRVLESKSGQLIVFRRPGEGEECSRDDFLPCPYCLGFMKKKDLWRHVKGCNFRRIDKDDDIDDDKKYQKLQTKSKLLILPSICPGKSSLFQDVVASMKSDHISVVARNDAVISALGTMIVEKVGSTRCHDISQKMRNLARLLISLREAVKDENAQLSQFLRPDKFDVLIQCVMQISKFDVKRGEKEVGTPSLALHIGHSLKKCVCVVRGKALREKDKGLLEDVEHFEKLMEAEWNFRISHHSITTLNDRKHNQPELLPVTNDLKKLKEFITSKIIALTSELQGTDRPFQQTWRDLSEMVLNRLILFNKRRGGETAKLHVETYINRPDWSKSTNQDVVASLNGIEQQLLQRLDMVEIKGKRGRKVPLLLTKEVKEAIDVLVEKRTEVGINQENPYLFAATGNGSLGHLRAWECMRKVVTSDELKLEKPEAVTSTRLRKYVATVSQILDLQENELDWLARHLGHDISVHREYYRLHESTIELAKVGKILTTVDEGKTGLWAGKSLDDIDLDKDIDPIAEDRDSELDEDSTAGMEPHSSSGKQKGRQRSGKSRTAHETPVPKKNAMTEQSQQATQATGKENVGPVGARKKRKPHSIWTKEEKEEVLKHLGDFIKNKILPGKTECVKCIEQSNGVLANRQWSVVKDCVRNIISRAKTLQGQNC; this is encoded by the exons GTTATACTTGGAAACGATGCCATGACAGTACTGCCAGTGAAGAGTCAGAGGAATTCAGTGTAACTAGAAAGAAGTCTTGCAGAAAAGCTGCATTTTCTGAATCTGAGAGTGGCAGTTATGGGGAGAGGCATGCTGATATTTGTGGAATGGAAAGGGTATCTTGTGACCCCAGTAGTAAGGGCAAATTTCAGAGAACAAAGTTAACCATTAAAACAAGCAGAAATAGTAAAG ATGATCCGAAACGACACCATGAAAGCACTAGTGGTGAAGAGGTTGAGGAAGTGTctgcaacaagaaagaagaaaccaagACGTAAACCTGTGCTTTCAGAGTCAGAGACTGatagcgagagagagagaggtgcTGACGCCTTGACCAAGGAAAAATCACGGCACAATGAGGCAGCTGATGAAG TGGTAATAACTTGTGTAAAGAAGCGGGAGGACAATGTTCGAGTTTATGACAAAAGACAGGCCTGCTTTTTCTGTGAAAAGCTTTATGCAAAAATTTCTCGCCATTATGAACATAATCACAAAGATAAGTCAGAGGTAGTTGAAGCATTTGCGCATCCACTTGGTTCAAAAGAACGTAAGAAAGCCATAGAAAAGTTGCGTCTGCAGGGGAATTTCCATCATAACTTGCGCGTGTTGGAGTCAAAAAGTGGACAGCTTATTGTTTTCAGAAGACCAGGAGAAGGAGAGGAATGTTCTCGCGATGACTTTCTTCCTTGCCCTTACTGTCTTGGCTTTATGAAGAAGAAAGATCTTTGGAGGCATGTAAAAGGCTGCAACTTCAGACGTATTGATAAGGATGATGATATAGATGATGACAAAAAGTACCAGAAACTTCAAACTAAGAGCAAATTGCTAATTTTGCCATCAATATGTCCTGGGAAGAGCTCACTCTTTCAAGATGTTGTGGCCTCCATGAAATCAGATCATATATCTGTTGTGGCTAGGAATGACGCTGTGATTTCTGCTCTTGGTACCATGATAGTTGAAAAGGTTGGCTCGACAAGATGTCATGACATTTCACAAAAGATGCGAAACCTTGCCCGCCTCCTTATTTCATTGAGGGAGGCAGTAAAAGATGAAAATGCCCAGTTGTCACAGTTTCTTCGTCCAGACAAGTTTGATGTTCTCATTCAGTGTGTCATGCAAATTTCAAAGTTCGATGTAAAGAGAGGTGAAAAGGAGGTTGGAACACCTTCCTTGGCATTGCATATTGgtcattcattgaagaaatGTGTTTGTGTTGTTCGTGGGAAAGCTCTGCGAGAGAAAGACAAAGGTCTACTGGAGGATGTTGAGCACTTTGAGAAACTCATGGAAGCAGAGTGGAATTTCCGTATCAGCCATCACTCCATAACAACTCTGAACGATAGGAAACATAATCAGCCCGAACTCTTACCTGTGACTAACGATCTTAAGAAGCTAAAGGAGTTTATAACATCTAAGATCATTGCACTCACTTCAGAACTGCAAGGCACAGACAGACCATTCCAGCAAACCTGGCGAGACTTAAGTGAAATGGTTCTTAACAGACTGATACTCTTCAATAAACGTAGAGGTGGAGAAACAGCTAAGCTTCATGTGGAGACTTACATCAATCGTCCTGACTGGAGCAAAAGCACAAATCAAGATGTTGTAGCTTCTCTTAACGGCATTGAACAACAGTTACTTCAGAG gctGGATATGGTTGAGATTAAGGGAAAGAGGGGCCGGAAGGTGCCACTGCTTTTAACAAAGGAGGTTAAAGAAGCAATTGATGTTTTAGTTGAAAAGCGAACTGAAGTTGGCATTAATCAGGAAAACCCCTACCTATTTGCAGCAACTGGAAATGGTTCTTTAGGTCATTTAAGAGCATGGGAGTGTATGAGAAAGGTTGTCACTAGTGATGAGCTGAAGCTGGAAAAACCTGAAGCGGTAACAAGTACCAGGCTTCGAAAATATGTAGCTACTGTGTCACAAATCTTGGACCTTCAAGAGAATGAACTTGATTGGCTTGCTCGCCATTTAGGCCATGACATCTCCGTCCACAGAGAGTATTACCGATTACATGAATCAACGATTGAGCTTGCAAAGGTTGGAAAGATCCTTACAACGGTTGATGAAGGAAAAACCGGGCTCTGGGCTGGGAAATCGCTCGATGATATTGACTTAGACAAAGACATTGATCCCATTGCAG AAGACAGGGATTCTGAATTAGATGAAGACAGTACTGCTGGTATGGAGCCACACAGTTCaagtggaaaacaaaaaggaagg cAAAGATCGGGCAAGTCAAGGACAGCACATGAAACCCCTGTGCCAAAAAAGAATG CTATGACTGAACAGTCACAACAAGCTACACAAGCTACAGGAAAAGAGAACGTTG GTCCTGTTGGTGCACGCAAGAAAAGGAAGCCGCACAGTATCTGGACAAAAGAAGAGAAGGAGGAAGTATTAAAGCATCTTGGGGacttcatcaaaaacaaaattttgccagGAAAAACTGAATGTGTGAAATGCATAGAACAGAGCAACGGAGTGCTGGCCAATAGACAGTGGTCAGTCGTGAAGGATTGTgtaagaaatattatttctcGAGCAAAAACATTACAAGGACAGAATTGCTAG